The Hyperthermus butylicus DSM 5456 genome includes a region encoding these proteins:
- the sufC gene encoding Fe-S cluster assembly ATPase SufC yields the protein MPLNVVDAYVSTRDGREIVRGVSLEIREGRIHVLMGPNGAGKSSLAQAVMGHRNYVYKGKLLFDGEDITGLSTAERVKRGLTLAVQIPVEVEGVRVSEILVRVAQKFRGTKTMKEAMQVIREALEAVGLSESLLAREYMVGMSGGERKRLELARIIIQKPKIAILDEPDSGVDVESIPKIAAAIEKLAESGTGILLITHQPRLLTRLIPDKVYVMLSGRIVAEGGIELVRRIEEKGYTPFRGE from the coding sequence TTGCCGCTCAACGTAGTGGATGCCTATGTCTCTACGAGGGATGGCAGGGAGATAGTGCGGGGTGTCTCGCTGGAGATCCGCGAGGGCCGCATACACGTCCTCATGGGGCCTAACGGTGCCGGTAAGAGCAGCCTAGCACAAGCCGTCATGGGGCACCGCAATTATGTGTACAAGGGCAAGCTCCTCTTCGACGGCGAGGACATAACTGGGCTTAGCACTGCTGAGAGGGTTAAGCGCGGACTTACTCTTGCAGTGCAGATCCCTGTTGAGGTTGAGGGGGTTAGGGTCTCTGAGATCCTGGTACGTGTTGCACAGAAATTCCGGGGAACTAAAACAATGAAGGAGGCGATGCAGGTTATAAGGGAGGCACTGGAGGCCGTGGGTCTCTCTGAGTCCCTCCTCGCAAGGGAATACATGGTCGGCATGAGTGGTGGTGAGAGGAAGAGGCTAGAGCTTGCAAGGATAATCATCCAGAAGCCAAAGATAGCAATACTCGACGAGCCCGATAGCGGGGTTGACGTGGAGAGCATACCGAAGATAGCAGCTGCCATAGAGAAGCTTGCCGAGAGCGGTACCGGCATACTCCTAATCACCCACCAGCCCCGCCTCCTCACCCGCCTCATCCCCGACAAGGTCTACGTAATGCTCAGCGGCAGAATAGTCGCCGAAGGCGGTATCGAGCTGGTAAGGCGTATCGAGGAGAAAGGATACACACCCTTCAGGGGTGAGTAG
- a CDS encoding SufD family Fe-S cluster assembly protein, translating to MDKPLAELSREDIIEFSRKRGEPEWVLRLRLKAYEYIRSTSYDPSIDPYMEKVTYRQFLEGLEKPLIVDEQLAKAARRLGIRPDELEIIYSGFSVNIDNVVIKTVLKMLEKRGVILTSMDEAVKRYPVVKDYAFRGLHPTLSKKVAYHVMLWAGGIFVYVPEGVRLPQPIQGLFIIGKEGLSQTEHTLIVLEEGAELHWIEGCTAPLRLSYGVHLGGLEAFVKDRARLFVVSINNWPGDVHHTPAKRVIVEGYKAYAELTSVSLAAKTVNVAPRIDLRGQDSTAVIQNIGLYRGNQVVRSSPLIVYEAPGTRGQLLNRTVVKDSADEEFRGRLEVRRGAKGATGFMSCNTLIIGDKARSAAIPAIASEERDSELSHEASVGRISYEKLYYLQLMGFDEEEATWLIVSGFFDPVIKKLPFDIQIEVRKILELAVKGH from the coding sequence ATGGATAAACCCCTAGCTGAGCTGAGCAGGGAGGACATTATAGAGTTCAGCCGTAAGCGCGGCGAGCCAGAGTGGGTTCTAAGACTCCGCCTCAAAGCCTACGAGTACATACGCTCTACGAGCTACGACCCGTCAATAGATCCATACATGGAGAAGGTTACCTACCGCCAGTTCCTTGAGGGCCTCGAGAAGCCACTAATTGTCGACGAGCAGCTGGCAAAGGCTGCTAGGAGGCTGGGCATACGGCCCGACGAGTTAGAAATCATATACAGCGGATTCAGCGTAAACATAGACAACGTCGTTATCAAGACTGTTCTTAAAATGCTTGAGAAACGCGGGGTCATACTGACATCGATGGACGAAGCTGTAAAGAGGTACCCCGTTGTGAAGGACTACGCGTTCCGCGGTCTACACCCAACACTAAGCAAGAAGGTAGCCTACCACGTCATGCTATGGGCTGGCGGCATATTCGTGTACGTGCCGGAGGGTGTTAGGCTACCCCAGCCCATTCAAGGCTTATTCATCATAGGGAAGGAGGGGCTTAGCCAGACAGAGCACACGCTAATAGTCCTCGAGGAGGGCGCAGAGCTACACTGGATTGAGGGCTGCACGGCACCGCTAAGACTTAGCTATGGCGTACACCTCGGAGGCCTGGAGGCCTTCGTAAAGGATAGGGCTAGGCTGTTCGTGGTTAGTATTAACAACTGGCCAGGCGACGTACACCATACCCCCGCCAAGAGGGTGATTGTAGAGGGGTATAAGGCCTACGCCGAGCTTACAAGCGTATCTTTGGCAGCCAAGACGGTGAACGTGGCGCCACGGATAGATCTCCGCGGCCAGGACAGCACCGCAGTCATACAGAACATAGGCCTCTACCGGGGCAACCAGGTTGTACGCAGCTCTCCGCTCATAGTCTATGAGGCTCCGGGCACGAGGGGCCAGCTGCTAAACCGCACAGTCGTAAAGGATAGCGCGGACGAGGAGTTCCGTGGAAGACTCGAAGTGCGTAGAGGCGCTAAGGGCGCCACAGGCTTCATGAGTTGCAACACCTTGATAATAGGTGATAAGGCTAGGAGTGCAGCGATACCGGCTATAGCGAGTGAGGAAAGGGACTCAGAGCTATCCCACGAGGCTAGCGTCGGAAGGATAAGCTATGAGAAGCTCTACTACCTACAGCTAATGGGATTTGACGAGGAGGAAGCAACCTGGCTGATAGTGAGCGGGTTCTTCGACCCAGTGATAAAGAAGCTGCCCTTCGACATACAGATAGAGGTCAGAAAGATACTCGAGCTAGCAGTAAAAGGCCACTAG
- a CDS encoding TIM barrel protein: MASKAFTTVTAHTPYYNVASTVPEVQERTVKALVAAVRKAREAGAEIFNLHIGWRVWMDHRDIEQAAEVIKKLLEAAPDIVVTLETMYTRRMLGTFEDIRAIMEAVGSDRLRGS; this comes from the coding sequence CTGGCTTCTAAGGCGTTTACCACTGTTACCGCGCACACCCCATACTATAACGTGGCTTCAACAGTGCCGGAGGTACAGGAGCGCACGGTTAAGGCGCTTGTAGCCGCGGTAAGGAAGGCTAGGGAGGCTGGCGCGGAGATCTTCAACCTCCATATTGGCTGGAGGGTGTGGATGGATCACCGGGATATAGAGCAAGCTGCGGAGGTTATTAAGAAGCTGCTGGAAGCCGCTCCAGACATCGTGGTGACGCTGGAGACCATGTATACGCGGAGGATGCTAGGCACCTTCGAGGATATAAGGGCTATAATGGAGGCTGTGGGCAGCGACCGTTTGAGAGGCTCCTAG
- a CDS encoding DUF1646 family protein: protein MSGLVALNIPEEPVMSVVAVLGAILGMVLVLPMVSRKVEENLEPFFLVMGIVGSIAIYLAGILPSGEVGELVKRALLTPVMLHGIPIGITQVVLLAGLAFYKYHGPIYRGIGRLLEKLGVRGFLLVMVTILGLASSIISVIVAAVIFAEIMAALPLSRQKRVEATVLAAFALGMGAALTPVGEPLATIAVSKLSGPPHYAGFDFLLKLLGPYIIPGVVAVAAYTAARVTRGVTEPVHGMVKSVEYAETLHGVILRALRVYIFVAALELLGTSFMPLVEWYFTKIPSYILYWMNMISAVVDNATLTAAEIGPYLHIDQIQAALMSLIVSGGMLIPGNIPNIVAANRLKITSKEWARIGVPFGAVLLVIYFILLFGSSML from the coding sequence ATGTCGGGGCTGGTTGCACTCAATATCCCCGAGGAGCCAGTTATGAGCGTTGTGGCAGTGCTCGGCGCTATACTCGGCATGGTGCTAGTACTCCCAATGGTGTCTAGGAAAGTGGAGGAGAACCTTGAACCATTCTTTCTCGTAATGGGCATAGTGGGCAGCATAGCCATATATCTAGCGGGTATTCTTCCTTCCGGCGAGGTTGGCGAGCTGGTTAAGCGTGCACTACTCACTCCAGTCATGCTGCACGGCATACCAATTGGTATAACTCAGGTCGTGCTATTGGCAGGTCTTGCATTCTACAAGTATCACGGCCCCATATATCGTGGTATTGGTAGGCTGCTAGAGAAGCTGGGTGTACGCGGCTTTCTATTAGTGATGGTAACCATTCTCGGGCTGGCAAGCAGCATAATATCGGTTATCGTGGCTGCTGTAATCTTCGCAGAAATCATGGCTGCACTTCCCCTCTCAAGGCAGAAAAGGGTAGAGGCCACGGTGCTGGCAGCGTTCGCTCTGGGGATGGGTGCAGCCCTAACACCGGTAGGCGAGCCTCTCGCCACTATAGCAGTGAGCAAGCTTTCCGGACCACCACACTATGCCGGCTTTGACTTCCTCTTGAAGCTCCTAGGTCCCTACATAATACCCGGCGTCGTGGCAGTCGCAGCCTATACTGCTGCACGCGTTACCCGAGGAGTAACCGAGCCAGTACATGGTATGGTGAAGAGCGTAGAGTACGCTGAGACCCTGCATGGCGTGATTCTGCGCGCGCTCCGAGTATACATATTCGTTGCAGCGCTAGAGCTACTGGGCACGAGCTTCATGCCACTCGTGGAATGGTACTTCACGAAGATACCATCCTACATACTGTACTGGATGAACATGATCTCAGCAGTGGTAGACAACGCTACATTGACAGCGGCAGAGATAGGACCATACCTGCACATAGACCAGATACAAGCAGCCCTCATGAGCCTAATAGTGTCTGGTGGCATGTTGATACCAGGCAACATACCCAACATAGTAGCCGCGAATAGGCTCAAGATAACCTCTAAGGAATGGGCGCGCATAGGGGTACCCTTCGGAGCAGTACTGCTAGTAATCTACTTCATACTACTATTTGGCTCGTCCATGCTGTAA
- a CDS encoding universal stress protein, whose amino-acid sequence MESCSFAHAVVGLDLSSVSDLFVPWLSHLRRIGTERLTLVHIIPIDVLEHVASGYLVGRLREEMEREALSKLEAYAAELRSKGFNVEVVDPEAGVPAQKIAEVAQRMNADYIVVASRGRGWIRRILLGGTAEELVHVADRPIFISKPYSRLEGGEVKLQPPDDPFRGPILAAIDFGSYVEPIVCRAREIARRTNAQVVLLHVLEEGEDESEVSRRLTEIVESLAVDGVKASYVLAKGKPGKTIVEEAKKLNASLVLIGPHNGNNGLHEIIGTTAETVIRRTETHVLVCK is encoded by the coding sequence GTGGAGAGCTGTAGTTTTGCGCATGCCGTTGTTGGCCTCGACCTCTCAAGCGTGTCTGACCTGTTTGTGCCATGGCTATCGCATCTTCGGCGGATTGGGACTGAGCGTCTAACACTGGTGCACATCATACCCATAGACGTGCTGGAGCACGTTGCGAGCGGGTATCTGGTGGGCCGGCTCAGAGAGGAAATGGAACGAGAGGCTCTAAGCAAGCTCGAGGCTTACGCGGCTGAGCTGCGCAGCAAAGGGTTCAATGTTGAAGTCGTAGATCCTGAAGCGGGTGTGCCTGCCCAGAAGATTGCTGAGGTTGCGCAGAGAATGAATGCAGATTATATCGTGGTTGCGTCGAGAGGGCGGGGGTGGATCCGTCGTATACTGCTGGGGGGTACGGCTGAAGAGCTTGTTCATGTCGCTGATAGGCCTATATTCATTTCTAAACCGTACAGCCGCCTGGAGGGTGGAGAGGTTAAGCTTCAGCCCCCTGATGACCCATTTAGGGGCCCCATACTGGCCGCCATAGACTTTGGCTCATATGTTGAACCCATAGTGTGCAGGGCGAGAGAAATAGCTCGGAGGACGAATGCGCAGGTAGTGCTTCTCCACGTGCTAGAGGAGGGCGAAGATGAATCCGAGGTATCGCGACGCCTGACCGAGATTGTAGAGAGCCTGGCGGTTGACGGTGTGAAGGCGAGCTATGTACTAGCCAAGGGGAAGCCGGGCAAGACTATAGTCGAGGAGGCGAAAAAGCTTAACGCATCACTAGTGCTCATCGGCCCCCATAACGGGAATAACGGCCTCCACGAGATAATAGGGACAACAGCCGAGACCGTTATACGGCGTACTGAGACCCATGTGCTGGTCTGCAAGTAG
- a CDS encoding ABC-ATPase domain-containing protein yields MAFRQCGLERLLRRLDGRGYRAYRELKGCITRVDGFEIRVVRVQPDPYAPPSVVHVMGRLEAPDWALEHPVALADYLYRRLYRALRSAAERMGEGRSGFLSVPRPSPVMLRRSGLEVSSDGRFIARIWVGLPSRRRRVLGNAAMELLLEKIPRAIRRVVEGLGGRDLEEHIRVWRLQEELRSSLPRYRLVAFVGDGSILPRRCGTCEDPLPGAVPFESPPSLRVEIETSVGAVTGMGVPRGVTVIAGTAFHGKTTLLEAIQYGIYNHVPGDGRERVVSLRSTVKVRAEDGRYVSCVDISTFIHSLPARIDTSCFTTWDASGATSMAAAVQEAVEAGAEAILIDEDTSATNLLFYDERSASLIRRKTVTTIAEQAKSMSEKGVSLVIVSSGSAPLLAAADTVVVMEDYRPRDATREAKQLATQPGGADYKPPSPRRLVEAPRLEKPRIRETWLVARNLPSPLNLESNEQLVEEGQLRLLAALAARLQTLRGMTLRGIAEWLDKTLEEEGFAGLLGRDIGPDYAEVRGLDLVHMLNRIPGVRMGKTM; encoded by the coding sequence TTGGCGTTTCGGCAGTGTGGTCTCGAGAGGCTGCTGCGCAGGCTTGACGGTAGGGGGTATAGGGCTTACCGGGAGCTCAAGGGCTGCATTACGCGTGTAGATGGGTTCGAGATACGGGTTGTGCGTGTGCAACCGGACCCCTATGCTCCGCCAAGCGTAGTCCACGTAATGGGTAGGCTTGAGGCGCCAGACTGGGCCCTGGAGCACCCCGTAGCGCTGGCGGACTATCTCTACCGCCGGCTCTACCGTGCCCTACGCTCAGCAGCTGAGAGGATGGGAGAGGGCCGTAGCGGGTTCCTGAGCGTGCCTAGGCCGTCGCCGGTTATGCTGAGGCGCAGCGGGCTAGAAGTTAGCAGTGACGGGCGCTTCATTGCCCGTATCTGGGTTGGACTGCCGTCGAGGCGCCGCCGGGTACTCGGCAATGCCGCTATGGAGCTTCTCCTGGAGAAGATTCCAAGAGCGATTAGGCGTGTGGTGGAGGGGCTCGGGGGCCGAGATCTCGAGGAGCATATCCGGGTTTGGCGGTTGCAGGAGGAGCTGCGGTCGAGTCTTCCTCGCTACAGGCTCGTAGCATTTGTTGGCGACGGCAGCATATTGCCCAGGCGCTGCGGCACTTGCGAGGACCCTCTGCCCGGTGCTGTGCCCTTCGAGTCCCCTCCCAGCCTCCGAGTAGAGATAGAGACGAGTGTTGGCGCCGTTACGGGTATGGGTGTGCCCCGCGGCGTAACCGTTATCGCCGGCACAGCGTTCCACGGGAAGACAACACTACTAGAAGCGATACAGTACGGTATCTACAACCACGTGCCAGGCGATGGCAGGGAGAGGGTGGTCTCGCTACGCTCCACGGTTAAGGTTAGAGCTGAGGACGGTAGGTACGTGAGCTGCGTAGACATCTCAACCTTCATACACTCCCTCCCCGCGAGAATCGACACATCATGCTTTACAACCTGGGACGCGAGCGGCGCCACGAGCATGGCTGCAGCCGTCCAGGAGGCAGTGGAGGCTGGCGCTGAAGCGATACTGATTGACGAGGATACGTCGGCTACGAATCTCCTATTCTACGATGAGCGCTCAGCATCACTCATAAGGAGGAAGACAGTGACGACAATAGCTGAGCAGGCAAAGTCAATGTCTGAGAAGGGAGTCTCCCTAGTCATAGTTTCGAGCGGCTCAGCACCACTACTAGCGGCAGCCGACACCGTGGTCGTCATGGAGGACTACCGGCCCCGGGACGCAACCAGGGAGGCAAAACAGCTCGCCACGCAGCCCGGCGGGGCCGATTACAAGCCACCAAGCCCGCGGAGGCTCGTGGAGGCGCCGCGCCTCGAGAAGCCCAGGATACGGGAGACATGGCTCGTAGCCCGGAACCTGCCAAGCCCCCTCAACCTAGAGTCAAACGAGCAGCTGGTAGAGGAGGGTCAGCTCCGTCTACTGGCAGCCCTAGCTGCCAGGCTGCAAACTCTGAGAGGTATGACGTTGCGCGGGATAGCCGAGTGGCTGGACAAGACGCTGGAGGAGGAGGGGTTCGCTGGTCTCCTAGGCAGAGATATAGGCCCAGACTACGCCGAGGTAAGAGGACTAGACCTGGTCCACATGCTGAACCGGATACCAGGGGTAAGGATGGGAAAAACAATGTAG
- the mobA gene encoding molybdenum cofactor guanylyltransferase, with amino-acid sequence MVLFNAYILAGGEGRRFGGDKLAALVDSVASIARLADAAWRAGAAAVYAVTRSVERCRTYMSLAKLTSCLYDEPPLPGCEGPAVAIYTALRHAAEAGARAVILPGDAPWLTWLQVWSLQAYGLGVADAATIIHGDGYLESLVQAYNPDAAARAARAITGWCKVRGYARATDPLRAQPTIALIGSGLTAYTATAYAHINTREVIRTRQPKNPLSNSTVIIVEAGVAPDNPSMCWLLCRELETYTLHGIEQLARQARQDFEVLCSKDK; translated from the coding sequence GTGGTTCTTTTCAACGCCTACATACTCGCTGGTGGTGAGGGACGCCGCTTCGGCGGGGATAAGCTTGCAGCGCTCGTGGACAGCGTAGCCTCCATAGCACGCTTGGCGGATGCGGCATGGCGGGCTGGTGCAGCGGCGGTCTACGCGGTGACGAGGAGCGTTGAACGCTGCAGGACGTATATGAGCCTGGCGAAACTGACGAGCTGCCTCTACGACGAGCCCCCACTACCTGGCTGCGAGGGGCCAGCAGTAGCCATCTACACCGCGCTACGCCACGCGGCAGAAGCTGGTGCGAGAGCAGTCATACTCCCCGGTGATGCGCCCTGGCTAACATGGCTTCAGGTGTGGAGCCTCCAGGCATACGGGCTCGGCGTAGCAGACGCCGCCACGATAATACATGGGGACGGATATCTTGAATCCCTAGTGCAAGCCTACAACCCTGACGCAGCAGCGAGAGCTGCAAGAGCAATTACTGGATGGTGTAAGGTAAGGGGCTACGCGAGGGCTACCGACCCGCTACGAGCCCAGCCAACGATAGCCCTCATAGGCTCTGGGCTAACAGCATACACAGCTACAGCTTATGCTCACATAAACACGAGGGAGGTTATTAGGACTAGGCAGCCAAAGAACCCCCTCTCCAACAGCACAGTCATAATTGTAGAGGCTGGTGTAGCCCCAGACAACCCTAGTATGTGCTGGCTGCTGTGCCGCGAACTGGAAACCTACACGTTGCACGGTATAGAGCAGCTCGCGCGCCAAGCACGCCAAGACTTTGAAGTCCTTTGCAGCAAGGACAAATAG
- the hypE gene encoding hydrogenase expression/formation protein HypE — translation MYLARGKSWRVLWKFITLAHGSGGRETGEIVEKLIRPMVPEELWRVEGGWGLDVLDDSALIPLPDGRYLAFTVDSYTVKPLFFPGGDLGKLAASGVINDLLMAGAKPLAAVDAVVVEEGFPVEDLARILESLASTLAANKVALIGGDFKVVPKGDLDGVIITMAGVGVAEKPIVDTRIRDGDKIVVSGYLGDHGAAILSVREGIGLKLEVESDVKPLTDLMIPLIERYADYIHAAGDPTRGGLAMLLNDWAKKNGLVIAIDEAKIPVREQVRAYAELLGVDPLALASEGAAVLAVDPLMAEEVVEFMRSLGYEEATIIGEVRVPRQERHRGLVIAKTMAGGFRIVEPPSGELVPRIC, via the coding sequence ATGTACTTGGCTAGGGGTAAGAGCTGGCGTGTTCTCTGGAAATTCATAACACTGGCCCATGGTAGTGGTGGACGGGAGACTGGAGAGATCGTTGAGAAGCTTATCAGGCCGATGGTGCCCGAGGAGCTGTGGAGGGTTGAGGGTGGCTGGGGCCTCGATGTCCTGGATGACTCGGCGTTGATACCGTTGCCCGACGGTCGATACTTGGCATTCACAGTTGACTCCTACACTGTCAAACCGCTATTCTTCCCTGGCGGCGACCTGGGCAAACTTGCTGCTAGCGGTGTTATCAACGACCTACTCATGGCTGGGGCAAAGCCCCTCGCTGCGGTTGACGCTGTTGTCGTTGAGGAGGGGTTCCCGGTAGAGGATCTGGCGAGGATACTTGAGAGCCTAGCCTCAACGCTTGCAGCTAACAAGGTTGCACTAATAGGTGGCGATTTCAAGGTGGTTCCAAAGGGTGACCTGGACGGAGTCATAATAACAATGGCCGGTGTCGGGGTGGCGGAGAAGCCCATAGTGGATACCAGGATACGGGATGGCGATAAGATAGTGGTATCTGGCTACCTTGGCGACCATGGTGCTGCAATACTCTCGGTCCGTGAGGGTATCGGGCTTAAGCTAGAGGTTGAGAGCGATGTTAAACCCCTCACAGACCTAATGATACCACTCATAGAACGGTATGCCGACTACATACACGCTGCTGGCGACCCCACACGGGGTGGTCTCGCGATGCTACTCAACGACTGGGCTAAGAAGAACGGTCTGGTAATAGCAATCGATGAGGCCAAGATACCTGTCAGGGAACAGGTTAGAGCTTACGCAGAGCTGCTTGGCGTCGATCCGTTGGCTTTGGCGAGTGAGGGTGCTGCCGTGCTAGCTGTGGACCCATTAATGGCAGAAGAGGTTGTCGAATTTATGAGGAGTCTCGGGTACGAGGAGGCAACAATCATAGGCGAGGTCAGGGTGCCAAGGCAGGAGCGCCACCGGGGCCTAGTGATAGCGAAGACTATGGCTGGCGGGTTTAGGATTGTCGAGCCGCCGAGCGGCGAGCTAGTGCCAAGGATATGCTAG
- the pdxS gene encoding pyridoxal 5'-phosphate synthase lyase subunit PdxS, giving the protein MKLIDSYAVLEKIRDLIYSLLEARDRAMENGLEVIPVRTATPLVRYGFISMLKGGVVMDVTNEQQAEIAEDAGAVGVMVLDKLPYDVRKAGGVARTADLNVIRAVMETITIPVSAKCRIGHYWEAKLLEEIGVDLIDESEVLTPTDEKAHIWKWEFRVPFVNGARSLPEALRRIWEGASMIRTKGEAGTGNVAEAVRHMKAVNRDIAVLRGYYKAGDIEAIRLYAKSNNVPFELALLTARLGRLPVVNFAAGGIATPADAALMMWLGADGVFVGSGIFKSRDPEQRAQAIVLATTYWDDPETVAEAQSMVSERNAMPGIDITRLKPEELLQIRGE; this is encoded by the coding sequence TTGAAGCTGATCGACTCGTATGCCGTGCTTGAGAAGATTCGAGACTTGATATACAGCCTTCTAGAGGCCCGTGATAGGGCTATGGAGAATGGGTTGGAAGTTATACCTGTTCGCACTGCTACACCACTAGTACGCTATGGCTTTATCTCCATGCTTAAAGGGGGCGTAGTAATGGATGTAACCAATGAACAGCAAGCCGAGATAGCCGAAGATGCTGGTGCGGTTGGAGTCATGGTTCTAGACAAGCTTCCATATGATGTGAGGAAGGCGGGAGGCGTGGCTAGGACGGCTGACCTCAACGTTATACGAGCCGTTATGGAGACTATTACGATACCTGTTTCCGCCAAGTGTAGGATAGGCCACTACTGGGAGGCAAAGCTGCTTGAGGAGATAGGTGTCGACCTTATAGATGAGAGTGAAGTCCTCACACCTACTGATGAGAAGGCCCATATATGGAAGTGGGAATTCCGTGTCCCATTTGTCAACGGTGCAAGGTCTCTTCCGGAGGCTCTGAGAAGGATATGGGAAGGTGCCTCCATGATAAGGACTAAGGGTGAAGCTGGAACCGGTAATGTGGCCGAGGCAGTTAGGCACATGAAAGCTGTAAATCGCGACATAGCAGTGCTTAGAGGCTACTATAAAGCTGGGGATATCGAAGCCATAAGGCTCTACGCGAAGAGTAATAACGTTCCATTTGAGCTAGCCTTGCTAACAGCTAGGCTTGGCAGGCTTCCAGTGGTAAACTTTGCTGCCGGAGGGATAGCCACCCCTGCCGATGCTGCTCTAATGATGTGGCTTGGTGCAGACGGCGTCTTCGTGGGCTCAGGGATATTCAAGAGCCGTGATCCTGAACAGAGGGCACAAGCGATAGTCCTAGCGACGACATACTGGGACGACCCCGAGACTGTTGCGGAAGCCCAGTCGATGGTTTCAGAGAGGAACGCGATGCCGGGTATAGACATTACTAGGCTCAAGCCCGAAGAGCTGTTGCAGATTAGAGGTGAGTAG
- the pdxT gene encoding pyridoxal 5'-phosphate synthase glutaminase subunit PdxT yields the protein MVVVGVLALQGDWIEHIELLREIEGVEAVPVKTEKQLESIDALIIPGGESTTIGRLIERRGLLEPLRDRIRAGLPVLGTCAGSILLAKKVRDRVVGPVEQPLLAVMDIAVLRNAFGRQMNSFEAEVHIEGVGTVHAAFIRAPIIEETWGEARPIAKLNHPLLGEVTVAARQKAIIATVFHPEITGDSKLHKLLVAAAKGRAF from the coding sequence ATGGTTGTAGTAGGTGTTCTCGCGCTGCAGGGGGACTGGATTGAGCATATAGAGCTTCTAAGAGAAATTGAAGGCGTTGAAGCCGTACCTGTTAAGACGGAGAAGCAGCTTGAAAGCATAGATGCGCTGATTATACCTGGCGGAGAGTCAACAACCATAGGAAGGCTCATAGAGCGTAGGGGACTCCTAGAGCCTCTACGGGACAGGATTAGGGCAGGCCTACCCGTACTTGGAACTTGTGCTGGAAGCATACTGCTAGCTAAAAAGGTTCGTGATAGGGTTGTAGGCCCCGTCGAGCAGCCCCTACTAGCTGTTATGGATATAGCTGTTCTACGTAACGCGTTTGGCAGACAGATGAACTCCTTCGAGGCAGAAGTGCACATTGAAGGTGTAGGTACTGTTCACGCAGCCTTCATAAGAGCACCAATAATTGAGGAGACATGGGGAGAGGCTAGACCCATAGCAAAGCTGAACCATCCCCTGCTGGGGGAAGTTACAGTAGCCGCTAGGCAAAAGGCAATAATCGCTACTGTATTCCACCCAGAGATAACAGGCGACAGTAAGCTCCACAAGCTTCTAGTAGCTGCAGCCAAGGGGAGGGCCTTCTAG